Proteins from a genomic interval of Plasmodium reichenowi strain SY57 chromosome 13, whole genome shotgun sequence:
- a CDS encoding DNA-directed RNA polymerase alpha chain, putative — translation MSLLFLLLFFLTAFNIYWSFCVILKTKNPAFLPIQIKNPERHKRNNLKRFYINQNEGVKNRKYNNRDIYKFEGIDEENKDGKENIDEDYLKEYEEAYHKYDDMDDDERKRRGSENKMNWFEIRKGEKEKEHRYNVYDNEIIKKDLKEIDLERVDKMDRSKGELPPYIYEGGKVYEGMPMDYKPEIYDFHKYNKYFDDLCKEKKSLIDSYQLDKKLLDDTYYDAKRGGPKTFGFRFKQIQPVKYHEGRAYTYFFMHSHDVELSPIFLNAFRRVAIKHLKGGRVTALRIPNMKHEFYCIVGVRENFFDLAQNLRQITFKNVPEDVDMDNYMIGKFRIKGPMIVVAGHMQLPKNVEIVNRNQYICSVAAGSYLSMDVKIESFEEYVMPEYGSQSRNRDICKDNFIHFSSSCTPVEHFVFTGQRRGINLDTLGEINIVEMHTDGSITPKSALLKTIDYLSENFQYIENALYNNCHICDDGSLDEEFRNPEFYMDKDRYTDVPWNKYKTTSEELEETKNWLYRKDVHRQYNIDPESEQSKEERNVMWEKNKKMKEEIQKRKEQIKKGPSASEGEMVPDEERHDCLLDWPVDKSERNMNPPRWVIERPLEKNPHVGHEEIYDEGI, via the exons atgtcattattattcttattacTATTCTTTTTAACAGCGTTCAATATTTATTGGTCTTTTTGTGTAATTTTAAAAACTAAAAATCCGGCCTTCTTGCCCATACAAATTA aGAACCCTGAGAGACATAAACGCAATAATCTCAAACGATTTTATATCAACCAAAATGAGGGTGTgaaaaatagaaaatataacaacagagatatttataaatttgaGGGAAttgatgaagaaaataaagatgGGAAAGAAAATATTGACGAAGATTATTTGAAAGAATATGAAGAAGCATATCataaatatgatgatatgGATGATGATGAAAGGAAAAGAAGAGGATCcgaaaataaaatgaattgGTTTGAAATAAGAAAAGGagaaaaggaaaaggaGCATCGATATAATGTTTatgataatgaaataattaaaaaggatttaaaagaaatagaTTTAGAAAGAGTAGATAAAATGGATAGGTCAAAAGGTGAATTGCctccatatatatatgaggGTGGAAAGGTATATGAAGGTATGCCTATGGATTATAAACCTGAGATATATGattttcataaatataataaatattttgatgATTTATGTAAAGAAAAGAAATCATTAATTGATTCTTATCAATtagataaaaaattattagaTGATACATATTATGATGCAAAAAGAGGAGGTCCTAAAACTTTTGGTTTTCGATTTAAACAAATACAACCAGTAAAATATCATGAAGGTAGAgcatatacatatttttttatgcaTTCACATGATGTAGAATTATCAcctatttttttaaatgcATTTAGAAGAGTTGCtataaaacatttaaaGGGAGGAAGAGTAACTGCTTTACGAATACCTAATATGAAACATGAATTTTATTGTATAGTTGGGGTAAGagaaaatttttttgatCTAGCTCAGAATTTAAGACAAATaacttttaaaaatgtacCAGAGGATGTTGATATggataattatatgatagGTAAATTTCGAATTAAAGGTCCAATGATAGTAGTAGCAGGTCATATGCAATTACCTAAGAATGTAGAAATTGTAAATAGaaatcaatatatatgttcagTTGCTGCTGGTAGTTATTTGTCTATGGATGTAAAAATAGAAAGTTTTGAAGAATACGTTATGCCAGAATATGGATCACAATCTAGAAATCGAGATATATGTAAAGataattttattcatttttctAGTAGTTGTACACCTGTTGAACATTTTGTATTTACTGGTCAAAGAAGAGGTATTAATTTAGATACACTAGGAGAAATTAATATTGTAGAAATGCATACAGATGGTTCAATTACACCGAAATCAGCACTTTTAAAAACTATTGATTATTTATCTGAAAATTTTCAGTATATTGAAAATGCGCTTTATAATAACTGTCATATATGTGACGATGGTTCTTTGGACGAAGAATTTCGTAACCCTGAATTTTATATGGATAAAGATAGATATACTGATGTACCATggaataaatataaaacaacGTCAGAAGAGTTAGAAGAAACCAAAAATTGGTTATATAGAAAAGATGTACACAGACAATATAATATCGACCCAGAAAGTGAACAGTCAAAAGAAGAAAGAAATGTTATGtgggaaaaaaataaaaaaatgaaagaagaaattcaaaaaagaaaggaacaaattaaaaaaggaCCATCTGCATCTGAAGGAGAAATGGTACCTGATGAAGAAAGACACGACTGCTTGCTTGATTGGCCTGTTGATAAGTCTGAAAGAAATATGAATCCGCCTAGGTGGGTAATTGAAAGACCTTTGGAAAAAAATCCACACGTAGGTCATGAAGAAATATACGATGAAGGAATATGA